A single region of the Maniola jurtina chromosome 21, ilManJurt1.1, whole genome shotgun sequence genome encodes:
- the LOC123876226 gene encoding Hermansky-Pudlak syndrome 5 protein homolog encodes MSDSKIPPYILQELPDITETVKYPIKNIQRIKYTCFDISRSLIAFGATSGGIYVFNRWPCEFVQLIPSKDGPITRLAISPDEKHIGFANGKGFLTVTECDQSQSNGYSSTSSKEHQGNEVTAMVWSRNMLFAGDDVGKVSVLQVQGFIAKTMFQSSSQTIMSLDSRICQLDSRDCMILVSTLTRCYICNTTQEQYRQIGQKLRDGEFGACFANAQKPLMNGSIDNKEQNFTEVKKYNIVDDDARFIVGEEFSNTVIFCARPSSRLWEATVDGMVQRTHQFKQVLAKQPMKVVSLESYEKETYCIENLSDDIGGRSVNFSKIYSFSDTIFAYNKNAIYFLNFQNVDNTVWFDAYKDIVECKLYNDMLYVWLANGSLVSLKFMKLDTFLVKCYFDEKFLLCAELCNIFKDYLLSQNLSPKLNVLVGLRDKLDNNGVLENVEGVLQKFDSLKSSDATQLNSGIYVLENTYHTQSLLDENVQTKQDENIFGPLTPEAMQALKGLSITVSDKLNTSKKMLKEKWEDLKHLSIEKQDISQFKTIQENDKAPKWISRDEYTLEDAPVVLDNDIIFKETSQDIIEVDNNVLEQDKICKMLYQYSRLSLVNTESELSNLNSIIESYACDISQIHDLMLLLEKYCVSIGAVDEATFVPNNIFLTYLSNSENKCALIELIIKDEVLYKYFVDSCIAVNIKTQKHSNIGCECGFPLPYVRTSQMPVFSELIDEFIEQQWSSQTKEQCYEVCRKMPYLWRKILYLRRNEDLINVLRILLQMLDESLLHSFLPQFTLDTWERAVQLYATLYANMCLNCNKKFEHISVKDMLSWDQLGLMIIKSVGGRNAVKVMQKHANLIEFGALTVKFYYACLLVALYEKYDCTITIPLADTIYSSYEFEESRKELHKLLQSTSMGVIKNTALPLTIAATSPFWGLKEVYEKLSKDPQENLLSNDISMAMTVNNLTDCALCGLPLQNLVLIKDGGLWVFRCGHTFHGACLNLNQIKLCPSCSIK; translated from the exons ATGTCTGATTCCAAAATACCACCGTATATCCTGCAGGAGCTGCCAGATATTACCGAAACTGTAAAATATcccataaaaaatatacagcgCATTAAG TATACCTGTTTTGATATATCAAGGTCTTTGATAGCATTTGGGGCAACCAGTGGTGGGATCTATGTGTTCAACAGGTGGCCATGTGAATTTGTACAGCTTATACCCAGTAAG GATGGTCCAATCACCCGACTGGCAATATCACCAGACGAGAAGCACATAGGTTTTGCGAATGGCAAAGGTTTCCTCACAGTGACAGAGTGTGACCAATCGCAAAGCAATGGCTACTCATCAACCTCGTCGAAGGAGCATCAAGGGAATGAAGTTACAGCGATGGTGTGGAGTAGGAATATGCTCTTTGCTGGAGACGATGTTGGCAAAGTATCAGTTTTACAAGTGCAAGGCTTTATT GCAAAAACAATGTTCCAGAGTTCCTCTCAAACAATAATGAGTTTAGACTCACGAATATGCCAACTCGACTCAAGAGACTGTATGATACTTGTGTCAACTCTCACGCGATGCTACATATGTAATACTACTCAGGAACAATACAGGCAGATAGGCCAGAAGCTCAGAGATGGAGAGTTTGGGGCTTGTTTTGCAAATGCACAGAAGCCTCTAATGAATGGTTCAATAGATAATAAGGAACAGAATTTTACGGaagtcaaaaaatataatattgttgatgatgatgctaGATTCATTGTTGGCGAAGAATTTTCTAATACCGTTATATTTTGCGCGCGACCTTCCTCCCGTTTATGGGAAGCAACTGTCGACGGCATGGTTCAGAGAACCCACCAGTTCAAACAAGTCTTGGCCAAACAACCCATGAAAGTTGTCTCACTAGAATCCTATGAAAAAGAAACATATTGTATAGAAAACTTGTCAGATGATATTGGTGGACGATCTGTTAACTTTTCTAAAATATACAGCTTTAGTGATACCATATTCGCATATAATAAAAACGCaatatactttttaaattttcaaaatgtcgATAATACAGTATGGTTTGATGCGTACAAAGACATCGTTGAATGCAAGTTATACAATGATATGCTATATGTTTGGTTGGCTAACGGATCTCTTGTAAGCTTAAAATTCATGAAGTTGGATACGTTTCTAGTAAAATGTTATTTCGACGAGAAATTTTTACTATGTGCAGAACTGTGCAACATTTTCAAGGATTACTTGCTTTCACAAAACTTATCCCCGAAATTAAATGTTTTAGTTGGATTACGAGATAAGCTGGACAATAATGGGGTATTAGAAAATGTTGAGGGTGTTCTACAAAAGTTTGATAGTCTGAAATCTAGTGACGCCACTCAATTGAACTCTGGAATTTACGTTCTAGAAAATACATATCACACACAATCATTATTAGATGAAAATGTTCAAACAAAACAGGACGAAAACATATTTGGGCCTTTAACACCAGAAGCAATGCAAGCCTTAAAAGGATTGAGCATAACAGTATCCGATAAGCTGAACACGAGTAAAAAAATGCTAAAAGAAAAATGGGAAGACTTGAAACATCTTAGTATTGAAAAGCAAGATATATCTCAGTTCAAAACAATCCAAGAAAACGACAAAGCTCCTAAATGGATTTCTCGTGATGAATATACTCTCGAAGACGCGCCGGTCGTGTTAGACaatgatattattttcaaagaaaCTAGTCAAGATATTATAGAAGTCGACAATAATGTTTTAGAGCAAGATAAGATTTGCAAAATGCTATACCAATATTCTAGGTTAAGTCTTGTGAATACAGAATCGGAGTTGTCGAATTTAAACTCGATAATCGAGAGCTACGCCTGTGATATTAGCCAGATACATGATCTAATGTTGTTACTAGAAAAGTATTGTGTTTCTATAGGTGCTGTAGATGAAGCTACGTTTGTGCCGAACAATATATTTCTAACTTACTTGAGCAATTCTGAGAACAAATGTGCTTTGatagaattaataataaaagatGAAGTGCTGTATAAATATTTCGTGGATTCTTGTATAGCTGTGAATATAAAGACTCAGAAACACTCGAATATTGGTTGCGAATGTGGTTTTCCACTTCCGTATGTGAGAACGAGTCAAATGCCAGTATTTTCCGAGTTAATAGACGAATTTATCGAACAGCAGTGGTCGAGTCAGACGAAGGAGCAATGCTACGAAGTTTGTAGAAAAATGCCTTATCTGTGGAGGAAAATTTTGTACTTACGAAGAAATGAAGACTTAATCAACGTACTCAGGATCCTTTTACAGATGCTAGATGAGAGTTTGTTGCACTCATTTTTACCTCAATTCACGTTGGACACGTGGGAACGCGCTGTACAACTTTATGCGACTTTGTATGCAAATATGTGCTTAAATTGCAATAAAAAGTTTGAACACATATCCGTAAAAGACATGTTGAGTTGGGATCAATTGGGCTTGATGATTATAAAATCGGTTGGCGGTAGGAATGCAGTTAAAGTAATGCAAAAGCATGCGAATTTGATAGAGTTTGGTGCGTTGACAGTGAAATTCTATTACGCTTGCCTGTTAGTGGCTTTGTACGAGAAATATGACTGCACGATAACAATTCCGTTGGCCGATACGATATACAGCTCATACGAATTTGAAGAGTCTAGGAAAGAG TTACACAAACTTCTACAAAGTACTTCAATGGGAGTTATAAAGAATACTGCATTACCTCTAACCATAGCAGCAACATCCCCCTTTTGGGGGCTTAAGGAAGTGTATGAAAAATTATCCAAAGACCCTCAAGAAAATCTCCTTTCAAATGACATTTCTATGGCCATGACTGTCAACAATTTGACTGACTGTGCGCTGTGTGGGTTGCCATTACAAAATTTAGTGCTAATCAAAGATGGCGGCTTGTGGGTATTTAGGTGTGGCCACACTTTCCACGGCGCTTGTTTGAATTTGAACCAAATAAAATTGTGCCCTTCTTGCTCTATTAAATGA